In Cedecea neteri, a single genomic region encodes these proteins:
- the glmM gene encoding phosphoglucosamine mutase, which yields MSNRKYFGTDGIRGRVGDAPITPDFVLKLGWAAGKVLARHGSRKIIIGKDTRISGYMLESALEAGLAAAGLSASFTGPMPTPAVAYLTRTFRAEAGIVISASHNPFYDNGIKFFSIDGTKLPDEVEEAIEAEMEKEITCVDSAELGKASRIVDAAGRYIEFCKGTFPNELSLNGLKIVVDCANGATYHIAPNVLRELGAKVIAIGCEPDGVNINEKCGATDVRMLQERVLAEKADLGIAFDGDGDRVIMVDNLGHKVDGDQILYIIAREGLRQGQLRGGAVGTLMSNMGLEVALKQLGIPFARAKVGDRYVLEKLQEKGWRIGAENSGHVILLDQTTTGDGIVAGLQVLTAMVRNHMSLHDLCSGMKLFPQILVNVRFTAGSGDPLENEEVKRVTAEVEAALGNRGRVLLRKSGTEPLIRVMVEGEDEAQVTAFAHQIADAVKAV from the coding sequence ATGAGTAACCGTAAATACTTTGGCACCGATGGCATCCGTGGTCGCGTGGGCGATGCACCCATTACCCCTGATTTTGTTCTGAAGCTGGGCTGGGCTGCGGGTAAAGTCCTTGCGCGTCACGGTTCGCGTAAAATCATTATCGGTAAGGACACGCGTATTTCCGGCTACATGCTGGAGTCTGCTCTGGAAGCGGGTCTCGCGGCTGCTGGTTTGTCCGCGTCTTTCACCGGGCCAATGCCTACACCTGCGGTTGCCTACTTAACTCGTACATTCCGCGCGGAAGCTGGCATTGTTATCTCCGCATCGCACAATCCATTCTATGACAATGGCATCAAATTCTTCTCCATCGACGGGACTAAACTGCCGGATGAAGTTGAGGAAGCTATTGAAGCGGAGATGGAAAAAGAGATCACCTGCGTAGACTCGGCGGAGTTGGGTAAAGCCAGCCGCATTGTGGATGCTGCGGGGCGTTATATTGAATTCTGTAAGGGTACGTTCCCGAACGAACTAAGCCTGAATGGTCTTAAAATCGTCGTAGACTGCGCTAACGGCGCGACTTATCACATTGCACCTAATGTACTGCGTGAGCTAGGCGCAAAAGTCATTGCCATCGGCTGTGAGCCGGATGGAGTGAATATCAATGAAAAATGCGGTGCGACGGATGTGCGTATGCTGCAAGAACGCGTGCTGGCGGAAAAAGCCGACCTGGGCATTGCGTTTGATGGTGACGGTGACCGGGTGATCATGGTGGATAACCTGGGGCATAAAGTCGATGGCGATCAGATCCTTTATATTATTGCCCGGGAAGGATTACGTCAGGGGCAACTACGCGGCGGTGCCGTGGGGACGCTAATGAGCAATATGGGGCTTGAAGTGGCGCTGAAGCAGTTGGGCATTCCATTTGCTCGTGCCAAAGTCGGTGACCGCTATGTGCTGGAAAAACTGCAGGAAAAAGGCTGGCGAATTGGGGCTGAAAACTCCGGTCACGTCATTCTTCTGGACCAAACCACCACAGGTGACGGGATAGTTGCGGGCTTGCAAGTGCTTACCGCAATGGTTCGTAACCATATGAGCCTGCACGATCTGTGCAGCGGAATGAAATTGTTCCCGCAGATTCTGGTTAACGTTCGCTTTACCGCAGGCAGCGGCGATCCGCTTGAAAACGAAGAGGTCAAACGCGTTACGGCTGAAGTGGAAGCTGCATTGGGCAACCGTGGCCGGGTGCTGCTGCGTAAATCCGGAACTGAGCCACTCATTCGCGTGATGGTCGAGGGTGAAGATGAAGCTCAGGTGACCGCGTTTGCTCACCAAATCGCAGACGCAGTGAAGGCTGTTTAA
- the cgtA gene encoding Obg family GTPase CgtA: MKFVDEATILVVAGDGGNGCVSFRREKYIPRGGPDGGDGGDGGDVWLEADENLNTLIDYRFEKAFRAERGQNGQSRDCTGKRGHDVTVKVPVGTRVIDQGTGETMGDMTQHGQKLMVAKGGWHGLGNTRFKSSVNRTPRQKTMGTPGEKRDLQLELMLLADVGMLGMPNAGKSTFIRAVSAAKPKVADYPFTTLVPSLGVVRMDNEKSFVVADIPGLIEGAADGAGLGIRFLKHLERCRVLLHLIDIEPIDGSDPVENARIIVGELEKYSESLASKPRWLVFNKIDLMDKAQAEEKAKAIAEALGWEGKYYLISAASQMGVKDLCWDVMTFIIENPITAAEVAKQPEKVEFMWDDYHRQQLDEMEAEAEEDWDDDWDDEDDEGVEIIYQK; encoded by the coding sequence ATGAAGTTTGTTGATGAAGCAACGATCCTGGTCGTAGCAGGTGATGGCGGTAACGGCTGCGTTAGCTTCCGTCGTGAAAAATATATCCCGAGAGGCGGTCCGGACGGTGGTGATGGTGGTGATGGTGGTGACGTATGGCTTGAAGCCGACGAGAACCTGAATACGCTTATCGATTATCGTTTTGAAAAGGCGTTCCGCGCAGAGCGTGGTCAGAACGGCCAAAGCCGCGATTGTACCGGTAAACGTGGGCATGATGTCACTGTAAAGGTGCCAGTTGGTACCCGAGTGATCGATCAGGGCACCGGTGAAACCATGGGCGATATGACGCAGCACGGTCAAAAGCTGATGGTTGCCAAAGGCGGCTGGCACGGTCTGGGTAATACCCGTTTTAAATCCTCCGTAAACCGTACCCCACGTCAGAAAACGATGGGTACTCCGGGTGAAAAACGCGATCTGCAGCTAGAACTGATGCTGCTGGCCGATGTCGGTATGCTCGGTATGCCAAATGCGGGTAAATCTACCTTTATCCGTGCGGTATCTGCAGCGAAGCCAAAAGTGGCTGATTATCCGTTTACTACGCTAGTGCCAAGCCTGGGCGTTGTTCGTATGGACAATGAAAAGAGCTTCGTTGTCGCGGATATCCCGGGGCTTATTGAGGGCGCTGCTGACGGCGCTGGTCTGGGCATTCGCTTCCTTAAGCACCTTGAGCGCTGCCGCGTATTGCTGCATCTCATTGACATTGAGCCTATCGATGGCTCTGACCCGGTTGAAAACGCCCGTATCATCGTTGGCGAACTGGAGAAATACAGCGAAAGCCTGGCGTCAAAACCTCGCTGGCTCGTGTTCAACAAAATCGACCTGATGGATAAAGCGCAGGCCGAAGAGAAAGCGAAAGCCATTGCCGAAGCGCTTGGTTGGGAAGGTAAATACTACCTGATCTCCGCTGCCAGCCAGATGGGCGTGAAAGATCTCTGCTGGGATGTGATGACCTTTATCATCGAGAACCCTATTACGGCGGCTGAGGTCGCTAAACAGCCAGAGAAAGTCGAGTTTATGTGGGATGATTACCATCGCCAACAGCTTGATGAAATGGAAGCTGAAGCAGAAGAAGACTGGGATGACGACTGGGATGATGAAGACGACGAAGGCGTCGAAATTATCTACCAGAAGTAA
- the rlmE gene encoding 23S rRNA (uridine(2552)-2'-O)-methyltransferase RlmE encodes MTGKKRSASSSRWLQEHFSDKYVQQAQKKGLRSRAWFKLDEIQQSDKLFKPGMTIVDLGAAPGGWSQYVVTQIGNQGRIIACDLLPMDPIVGVDFLQGDFRDELVVKALLERVGDSKVQVVMSDMAPNMSGTPAVDIPRAMYLVELALEMCRDVLAPGGSFVVKVFQGEGFDEYLREIRSLFTTVKVRKPDSSRARSREVYIVATGRKL; translated from the coding sequence ATGACAGGTAAGAAGCGTTCTGCCAGCTCCAGTCGCTGGCTGCAGGAACACTTTAGCGATAAATATGTTCAACAGGCACAGAAAAAGGGGTTGCGGTCCCGTGCCTGGTTTAAACTTGATGAAATACAGCAAAGTGACAAACTTTTTAAGCCAGGAATGACTATTGTTGATCTTGGTGCTGCACCCGGCGGGTGGTCACAATATGTCGTGACGCAAATCGGGAATCAGGGGCGAATCATCGCTTGCGATCTTTTACCAATGGATCCTATCGTTGGTGTGGACTTCCTTCAGGGCGATTTTCGTGATGAATTAGTCGTCAAGGCCCTGCTGGAACGTGTTGGTGACAGTAAAGTGCAGGTTGTCATGTCAGATATGGCGCCAAACATGAGCGGGACACCGGCAGTCGATATTCCCCGCGCTATGTACTTAGTTGAACTGGCACTGGAAATGTGTCGGGACGTGCTGGCGCCGGGCGGTAGTTTTGTAGTGAAAGTGTTTCAGGGCGAAGGTTTCGATGAATACCTGCGAGAAATTCGCTCCCTGTTTACGACGGTTAAAGTTCGTAAACCGGACTCTTCTCGTGCCCGCTCACGTGAAGTGTACATTGTAGCGACCGGGCGCAAACTATAG
- the yhbY gene encoding ribosome assembly RNA-binding protein YhbY — protein MNLSTKQKQHLKGLAHPLKPVVMLGNNGLTEGVLAEIEQALEHHELIKVKIATEDRETKTLIVDAIVRETGACNVQVIGKTLVLYRPSKERKISLPK, from the coding sequence ATGAATCTGAGTACTAAACAAAAACAGCACCTAAAAGGTCTGGCCCATCCGCTCAAGCCGGTGGTTATGCTTGGCAATAATGGTTTGACCGAAGGGGTACTGGCCGAGATTGAACAAGCGCTTGAGCACCATGAATTAATCAAGGTGAAGATCGCAACGGAAGATCGCGAAACCAAAACCTTAATTGTGGATGCCATCGTGCGGGAAACCGGCGCCTGTAACGTACAGGTCATCGGTAAAACGCTGGTGCTCTATCGCCCTTCTAAAGAGCGTAAGATTTCTCTGCCGAAATAA
- the folP gene encoding dihydropteroate synthase encodes MKLTAQGSTLDLSHPHVMGILNVTPDSFSDGGQHNSLVEALKHANAMINAGATIIDVGGESTRPGAAEVSTEEELERVIPVVEAIAQRFEVWVSVDTSKAEVIRESARVGAHLINDIRSLQEPGALAAASETGLPVCLMHMQGEPKTMQQAPQYEDVFADVNRFFVEHIARCEAAGISKDKLLLDPGFGFGKNLTHNYQLLARLSEFHRYGMPLLVGMSRKSMIGQLLNVGPDQRLSGSLACAVIAAMQGAQILRVHDVKETVEAMRVVEATLSVKENKYYE; translated from the coding sequence ATGAAACTCACCGCGCAAGGCTCCACGCTGGATCTTTCCCATCCTCACGTTATGGGAATTTTAAACGTCACGCCGGACTCTTTTTCCGACGGTGGTCAGCACAATTCCCTGGTTGAGGCCCTCAAGCATGCAAATGCGATGATCAATGCCGGGGCGACAATCATTGACGTTGGCGGAGAGTCAACCCGGCCTGGGGCTGCAGAGGTGAGCACAGAAGAAGAACTTGAGCGCGTTATTCCGGTGGTCGAGGCGATCGCTCAACGTTTTGAAGTCTGGGTCTCGGTGGATACATCAAAAGCCGAAGTTATTCGCGAATCTGCACGAGTGGGGGCGCATCTTATCAATGATATTCGTTCCTTACAGGAGCCCGGTGCGTTAGCCGCCGCCTCGGAAACGGGGCTTCCCGTTTGTCTGATGCACATGCAGGGCGAACCGAAAACGATGCAGCAGGCACCGCAGTATGAGGATGTGTTTGCCGATGTGAATCGCTTTTTTGTGGAGCACATTGCCCGCTGTGAGGCCGCAGGAATCTCAAAAGATAAATTGCTGCTCGACCCGGGCTTTGGTTTCGGTAAGAATCTCACCCACAATTATCAGCTATTGGCTCGCCTTTCGGAATTTCATCGCTATGGTATGCCGTTACTGGTAGGAATGTCCCGTAAATCAATGATTGGGCAACTGCTGAATGTGGGCCCGGATCAACGCCTGAGCGGTAGTTTGGCCTGTGCGGTGATTGCTGCGATGCAGGGGGCTCAAATTCTTCGCGTCCATGACGTAAAAGAGACTGTTGAAGCTATGCGCGTGGTCGAAGCTACGCTTTCAGTGAAGGAAAACAAATACTATGAGTAA
- the pmrB gene encoding two-component system sensor histidine kinase PmrB produces the protein MSSMRRRLMILLALILLFFQLISVVWLWHESREQIGFLVSETLSAKARNQQVEKEIREAIASLLVPSLVMVAFTLFFSFWAITWITRPLNQLRSSLASRSADNLTPLPMFSDMDEMVAVTNSLNQLLGRLDHTIQQERLFTADAAHELRTPLAGLRLHLELMVKNGVAQAPMLLTRIDQLMHTIEQLLMLSRAGQALASGHYNTLVWTDDIIAPLKMEMEELAAQRSQKLIWPAASALTVQGDAVLLRLMLRNLLENASRYSPEKGEIHLVLMEKEGGTILSVADSGPGIKDEYLQQITEPFRRMDQRYGGSGLGLNIVQRIVQLHHGRLELGNRTEGGLRAGCWLPNSIQ, from the coding sequence ATGAGCAGCATGCGCCGGCGCCTGATGATCCTGCTGGCGCTTATTCTTCTTTTCTTCCAGTTAATTAGCGTTGTCTGGCTGTGGCATGAAAGCCGTGAGCAGATTGGCTTTTTGGTGAGTGAAACGCTCTCCGCAAAAGCCCGAAACCAGCAGGTCGAAAAAGAGATTCGCGAAGCGATTGCTTCCCTGCTGGTGCCTTCTCTGGTCATGGTTGCCTTTACGCTGTTTTTCTCTTTCTGGGCCATTACCTGGATAACCCGCCCGCTAAATCAGCTGCGTTCAAGCCTGGCTAGCCGCTCAGCCGACAACCTCACTCCCCTGCCTATGTTTTCCGACATGGACGAAATGGTGGCGGTAACCAATTCCCTCAACCAGCTGCTTGGCCGGCTGGATCATACGATTCAACAGGAACGCTTATTCACTGCCGATGCGGCCCACGAACTGAGAACACCGCTTGCTGGGCTCAGGTTACATCTGGAATTGATGGTAAAAAATGGGGTAGCGCAGGCTCCGATGCTGCTGACACGTATCGATCAGCTTATGCATACCATTGAACAGCTGCTGATGCTTTCCCGCGCCGGGCAAGCTCTGGCCAGCGGGCATTACAATACGCTGGTCTGGACTGACGACATCATTGCGCCGCTTAAAATGGAAATGGAAGAGTTGGCGGCACAGCGCTCGCAAAAGCTAATCTGGCCTGCAGCATCCGCTCTGACCGTGCAGGGTGATGCCGTGCTGCTGCGTTTAATGCTGCGTAACCTGCTGGAAAACGCCTCTCGTTATAGCCCGGAAAAAGGCGAAATTCATTTGGTATTGATGGAAAAAGAGGGTGGAACGATCTTGAGCGTGGCCGACAGCGGCCCGGGCATTAAAGACGAATATCTTCAACAAATCACTGAGCCATTCAGGCGTATGGATCAGCGCTATGGCGGTAGCGGACTGGGTCTGAACATTGTGCAGCGGATTGTTCAGCTTCACCATGGCCGCCTGGAGTTGGGCAATCGTACGGAAGGCGGCCTGCGGGCTGGCTGCTGGCTTCCGAACAGCATCCAATAA
- the pmrA gene encoding two-component system response regulator PmrA, translated as MKLLIVEDDLLLQEGLALALGGEGYALDCAATAAEADALLQSGEYSLIILDLGLPDKDGATLLSQWRRRGVKNPVLILTARDALEDRVNGLDSGADDYLVKPFALAELQARARALIRRYQGHSDNLLQEDDLTLNLQTQQVLLANQAVEITPKEFALLTRLMMRIGQTVHRETLQQDIYSWQDDPGSNTLEVHIHNLRRKLGKDRIKTVRGVGYRLETRS; from the coding sequence ATGAAACTGCTTATTGTTGAAGACGATTTACTGCTGCAGGAAGGTCTTGCGCTGGCATTAGGTGGGGAAGGCTACGCGCTGGACTGCGCCGCAACGGCTGCGGAGGCTGATGCCCTGCTGCAAAGCGGTGAATACAGCCTGATTATTCTCGACCTTGGCCTCCCGGACAAAGACGGTGCCACGCTGTTGAGCCAGTGGCGTCGGCGCGGAGTCAAAAATCCAGTGCTTATCCTGACGGCTCGTGACGCGCTTGAAGACAGGGTGAATGGTCTGGACTCCGGCGCTGATGATTATCTGGTTAAGCCTTTTGCACTGGCAGAGCTGCAGGCGCGTGCGAGAGCGCTGATCCGCCGCTACCAGGGACACAGCGACAACCTGCTTCAGGAAGACGATTTAACTCTCAATTTGCAGACTCAGCAGGTGCTACTCGCCAATCAGGCCGTAGAAATTACGCCCAAAGAGTTCGCACTTCTGACACGCCTGATGATGCGAATCGGCCAGACGGTCCACCGCGAAACGCTACAGCAGGATATTTACAGCTGGCAGGACGATCCTGGCTCCAACACCCTTGAAGTGCACATTCACAACCTACGCCGAAAATTAGGCAAAGACAGAATCAAAACCGTGCGCGGCGTTGGCTACCGGCTGGAAACCCGTTCATGA
- the dacB gene encoding serine-type D-Ala-D-Ala carboxypeptidase, with protein sequence MRFLRFVIGLTAAVAINVQAANVEEYTSQLPDGANLALMVQKVGATSPFIDYHSQQMALPASTQKVITALAALLQLGPDFRFTTTLESRAQIDNGVLNGDLIARFGGDPTLKRQDIRNMVAELKKAGVQQIKGNVLVDTSIFASHDKAPGWPWNDMTQCFSAPPAAAIVDRNCFSISLYSAPKADDLAYIRIASYYPVVMFSQVRTLAKGSPDAQYCELDVVPGDLNRYTLTGCLTQRADPLPLAFAIQDGASYAGAIIKDELKQAGISYSGTLLRQTQPNEPGTVIASKQSAPLHDLLKIMLKKSDNMIADTVFRTIGHNRLGVPGTWRAGADAVRQILRQKAGVDLGNSIVVDGSGLSRHNLISPATMMQVLQYIAQNDNQLNFISMLPLAGYDGSLQYRAGLHQAGVDGKVSAKTGSLQGVYNLAGFITTASGQRMAFVQYLSGYAVEPADQRNRRIPLVRFESRLYKDIYQNN encoded by the coding sequence ATGCGATTTTTGAGATTTGTCATTGGGTTGACCGCTGCCGTAGCCATCAATGTTCAGGCTGCGAACGTTGAAGAGTACACCTCCCAGTTGCCTGACGGGGCGAACCTGGCGCTGATGGTGCAAAAAGTCGGTGCGACAAGCCCGTTCATTGATTATCACAGCCAACAAATGGCTCTGCCTGCCAGTACTCAAAAAGTGATTACGGCGCTGGCGGCGCTCCTTCAGCTGGGCCCAGATTTTCGTTTTACCACCACGCTGGAAAGCCGTGCTCAAATCGATAATGGCGTACTTAACGGCGATCTTATCGCTCGTTTCGGCGGCGATCCTACGCTAAAGCGTCAGGATATTCGCAACATGGTTGCCGAATTAAAAAAAGCGGGCGTCCAACAGATTAAGGGCAACGTGCTGGTCGACACGTCTATTTTCGCCAGCCACGATAAAGCGCCCGGCTGGCCGTGGAACGACATGACACAGTGCTTCAGCGCCCCACCTGCCGCAGCCATCGTGGATCGCAACTGCTTCTCTATTTCCTTATACAGCGCCCCAAAAGCAGACGATTTAGCCTATATCCGCATTGCTTCTTACTATCCGGTCGTGATGTTTAGTCAGGTCAGAACGCTGGCCAAAGGCTCTCCTGACGCCCAATACTGCGAACTGGATGTTGTCCCGGGCGATCTCAACCGCTATACGCTTACCGGCTGCCTTACACAGCGTGCCGATCCGCTGCCATTAGCCTTTGCTATTCAGGATGGTGCAAGCTATGCCGGTGCCATCATTAAAGATGAACTGAAGCAGGCAGGGATCAGCTATAGCGGGACACTGCTGCGCCAGACTCAACCCAACGAGCCGGGCACGGTGATAGCCAGCAAACAGTCAGCACCGCTGCATGACCTGCTTAAAATCATGCTCAAGAAATCCGATAACATGATTGCCGATACCGTATTCAGGACCATCGGACATAACCGGCTGGGCGTTCCTGGCACCTGGCGGGCAGGTGCTGATGCAGTCCGCCAGATATTGCGTCAAAAAGCTGGCGTAGATTTGGGGAACAGTATTGTCGTCGATGGTTCAGGCCTTTCGCGCCATAACCTGATTTCACCGGCCACAATGATGCAGGTGCTGCAATACATCGCGCAGAACGATAATCAGCTAAACTTTATCTCTATGCTGCCGCTCGCGGGCTACGATGGCTCTCTACAGTACCGTGCTGGCCTACATCAGGCAGGCGTGGATGGCAAAGTATCGGCGAAAACGGGTTCGTTGCAGGGTGTATATAATCTGGCTGGTTTCATCACCACGGCAAGCGGGCAGCGCATGGCCTTTGTGCAGTATCTTTCCGGTTATGCCGTTGAACCAGCGGACCAGCGTAATCGCCGCATCCCGTTAGTGCGCTTCGAAAGCCGGCTTTACAAGGACATTTACCAGAATAACTAG
- the ftsH gene encoding ATP-dependent zinc metalloprotease FtsH, whose protein sequence is MAKNLILWLVIAVVLMSVFQSFGPSESNGRRVDYSTFLSEVNQDQVREARINGREINVTKKDSNRYTTYIPVNDPKLLDNLITKNVKVVGEPPEEQSLLATIFISWFPMLLLIGVWIFFMRQMQGGGGKGAMSFGKSKARMLTEDQIKTTFADVAGCDEAKEEVGELVEYLREPSRFQKLGGKIPKGVLMVGPPGTGKTLLAKAIAGEAKVPFFTISGSDFVEMFVGVGASRVRDMFEQAKKAAPCIIFIDEIDAVGRQRGAGLGGGHDEREQTLNQMLVEMDGFEGNEGIIVIAATNRPDVLDPALLRPGRFDRQVVVGLPDVRGREQILKVHMRRVPLAPDIDAAIIARGTPGFSGADLANLVNEAALFAARGNKRVVSMVEFEKAKDKIMMGAERRSMVMTEAQKESTAYHEAGHAIIGRLVPEHDPVHKVTIIPRGRALGVTFFLPEGDAISASRQKLESQISTLYGGRLAEEIIYGPEHVSTGASNDIKVATNLARNMVTQWGFSDKLGPLLYAEEDGEVFLGRSVAKAKHMSDETARIIDQEVKSLIERNYARARQLLNENMDILHTMKDALMKYETIDAPQIDDLMARREVRPPAGWEDASKNSNNSDNNGTPNAPRPVDEPRTPNPGNTMSEQLGDK, encoded by the coding sequence ATGGCGAAAAACCTAATACTCTGGCTGGTCATTGCCGTAGTGCTAATGTCGGTATTCCAGAGCTTTGGGCCCAGCGAGTCAAATGGCCGTAGGGTGGATTACTCCACTTTCCTGTCTGAAGTTAATCAGGACCAGGTTCGCGAAGCGCGCATCAACGGACGTGAAATCAACGTTACCAAGAAAGATAGTAACCGATACACGACTTACATCCCCGTTAATGATCCCAAGCTGCTTGATAATCTGATTACCAAGAACGTGAAAGTTGTGGGCGAACCGCCTGAAGAGCAGAGTCTGCTGGCAACTATCTTCATTTCCTGGTTCCCAATGCTGCTGCTGATTGGGGTCTGGATCTTCTTTATGCGCCAAATGCAGGGCGGCGGTGGCAAAGGTGCCATGTCGTTCGGTAAGAGCAAGGCGCGCATGCTAACGGAAGACCAAATCAAAACCACCTTTGCTGACGTCGCTGGCTGTGATGAAGCGAAAGAAGAGGTGGGTGAGCTGGTTGAATACCTCCGTGAGCCGAGCCGCTTCCAGAAACTGGGCGGTAAAATCCCGAAAGGCGTCCTGATGGTCGGCCCTCCGGGTACGGGTAAAACGCTGCTGGCAAAAGCGATTGCTGGTGAAGCGAAAGTACCGTTCTTCACAATTTCCGGTTCTGACTTTGTTGAAATGTTTGTTGGTGTTGGTGCATCCCGTGTGCGTGACATGTTCGAACAGGCCAAAAAAGCGGCGCCTTGCATTATCTTTATCGATGAAATCGATGCCGTAGGTCGTCAGCGTGGCGCTGGCCTGGGTGGCGGTCACGACGAACGTGAGCAAACCCTGAACCAGATGCTGGTTGAAATGGATGGCTTTGAAGGTAACGAAGGGATCATCGTTATTGCGGCAACTAACCGCCCTGACGTACTTGACCCTGCGCTGCTGCGTCCTGGTCGTTTCGACCGTCAGGTTGTCGTCGGTCTGCCAGATGTTCGTGGCCGTGAGCAAATCTTGAAAGTGCATATGCGTCGAGTACCGCTTGCACCGGATATCGATGCTGCAATTATTGCTCGTGGTACACCTGGCTTCTCCGGTGCCGATTTAGCTAACCTGGTAAACGAAGCTGCGCTGTTTGCTGCTCGCGGTAACAAGCGTGTGGTGTCGATGGTTGAATTCGAGAAAGCGAAAGACAAAATCATGATGGGGGCAGAACGCCGCTCCATGGTAATGACGGAAGCGCAGAAAGAATCGACCGCTTATCACGAAGCAGGCCATGCGATTATCGGTCGCCTGGTACCGGAGCACGATCCGGTCCATAAGGTGACGATTATCCCTCGTGGCCGCGCGCTGGGTGTGACCTTCTTCCTGCCTGAAGGCGACGCAATCAGCGCCAGCCGTCAGAAACTGGAAAGTCAGATCTCCACCCTGTATGGCGGCCGTCTGGCTGAAGAGATTATCTACGGGCCAGAACATGTTTCTACCGGTGCGTCGAACGACATTAAAGTGGCGACTAACCTGGCTCGTAACATGGTGACCCAGTGGGGCTTCTCCGACAAACTTGGCCCGCTGCTGTATGCGGAAGAAGATGGTGAAGTATTCCTGGGCCGTTCAGTGGCAAAAGCGAAGCATATGTCTGATGAGACTGCGCGTATCATCGATCAGGAAGTTAAATCACTGATTGAACGCAACTATGCTCGTGCTCGCCAGTTGCTGAATGAGAACATGGATATTCTGCACACCATGAAAGACGCATTGATGAAGTATGAAACCATCGATGCTCCGCAGATTGACGACCTGATGGCGCGCCGTGAAGTGCGTCCGCCAGCGGGTTGGGAAGATGCGAGCAAAAACAGCAATAACTCTGACAACAACGGTACCCCGAATGCGCCACGCCCGGTTGATGAACCGCGTACGCCAAATCCGGGCAACACGATGTCTGAGCAGTTGGGCGACAAATAA
- the greA gene encoding transcription elongation factor GreA translates to MQPIPMTLRGAEQLREELDFLKSVRRPEIIAAIAEAREHGDLKENAEYHAAREQQGFCEGRIQDIEAKLSNAQVIDVTRMPNNGRVIFGTTVTVLNLDNDEELTYRIVGDDEADFKKNLISVNSPIARGLVGKECDDVVVIRTPGGDVEFEILKVEYL, encoded by the coding sequence ATGCAACCTATTCCGATGACCTTACGTGGCGCTGAACAACTCCGCGAAGAACTGGATTTCCTGAAGTCCGTTCGTCGTCCTGAAATCATTGCTGCGATTGCCGAAGCTCGCGAGCATGGCGATCTGAAAGAAAACGCTGAATATCATGCCGCGCGTGAGCAGCAGGGTTTTTGTGAAGGCCGCATCCAGGATATCGAGGCTAAGCTTTCTAATGCTCAGGTGATCGACGTCACAAGAATGCCAAATAACGGCCGTGTGATTTTTGGTACTACCGTAACTGTACTGAACCTGGACAATGACGAAGAGCTTACTTATCGCATCGTTGGCGACGATGAGGCTGATTTTAAAAAGAATCTTATTTCTGTAAATTCGCCTATTGCTCGCGGTCTTGTGGGCAAGGAATGCGACGATGTTGTCGTAATTCGCACGCCGGGCGGTGATGTCGAATTCGAAATCTTAAAAGTAGAATATTTGTAA